In Acidobacteriota bacterium, a single window of DNA contains:
- the selD gene encoding selenide, water dikinase SelD, giving the protein MPSRRKKQREVVLVGGGHSHVQVLRGLAMEPLPEFHLTVVLDTPIAVYSGMVPGFVAGQYRAEELEIDVLPLARRAGARVILSAAVAVDAAARRIELADRPSITYDVASFDIGSTVAGLDLPGVCQHALPSRPIGRLVQRVEEVVERVGERPAGEPFRIVVAGGGAGGVEMAFALWQRLGGAEDPSLEVHLVQGGRRLLPGEPESLVRRARKHAVARSIRITTGQRIAQAEADRVVLEDGRELPCELLVWVVGATARDLFTRSGLATDDRGFVWTRPTLQVRDHDDLFAVGDCATLLEAPRTPKAGVYAVRQGPYLLDNLRAFAASEPLRRYRPQSDFLSLLNLGDGEALGTKGRWSFEGRWVMRLKDWIDRRFMDKFQVLDAEGALQKSFEGAGMGTSDSASGEMECGGCAAKIGQTSLARALARLPPAPADPGVFVGLDRPDDAAIFTTRRGDRIVSTIDAFRSFTDDPFLVGRVAAVNALSDLWAKGAHGRHAQALVALPSHLPSSVAEEMLYQVLAGARVAFDAEGVTLLGGHTTTGPELLVGFAVDGELSAGRAPLTLDLLESGQELILTKGLGTGVLLQADMQGRLRGRWLESAISSMVQSNARAAEIAVAHGATAMTDITGFGLAGHLLETLRASGVSAQIDLDAVPALPGAIELLGQGIRSTAHEENARAKAQLLVQGEAVRHSAYPLLFDPQTSGGLLFGVPAKTVEEVLDLLQGAGFSEAARIGTVLGSSGGSASPLQVSA; this is encoded by the coding sequence ATGCCATCCCGCCGAAAAAAACAGCGTGAGGTCGTCCTCGTGGGCGGTGGACATTCCCATGTACAGGTGCTCCGCGGACTCGCCATGGAGCCCCTGCCGGAATTCCATCTGACGGTGGTTCTCGACACCCCGATCGCCGTCTACTCGGGCATGGTACCGGGATTTGTCGCCGGCCAGTACCGCGCCGAGGAGCTGGAGATCGATGTGTTGCCGCTTGCCCGGCGGGCCGGTGCGCGGGTGATCCTGTCGGCCGCCGTGGCGGTGGACGCCGCCGCCCGCCGGATCGAACTGGCGGATCGCCCGTCCATTACCTACGACGTCGCCTCCTTCGACATCGGCTCCACCGTCGCCGGCTTGGATCTGCCCGGGGTGTGCCAGCACGCCCTACCGTCGCGCCCCATCGGCCGGTTGGTGCAGCGGGTGGAAGAGGTGGTGGAGCGAGTCGGCGAACGGCCGGCCGGAGAGCCCTTTCGCATTGTCGTCGCCGGCGGCGGGGCCGGAGGAGTCGAGATGGCCTTCGCCCTGTGGCAACGCCTCGGCGGGGCGGAAGATCCGTCCCTGGAGGTGCATCTGGTGCAAGGAGGTCGGCGGCTCTTGCCGGGAGAACCCGAGTCCCTGGTGCGGCGGGCTCGAAAGCACGCCGTGGCGCGCTCAATCCGGATCACCACGGGACAGCGCATCGCCCAGGCGGAAGCGGATCGGGTGGTTCTGGAAGATGGCCGAGAGCTGCCGTGCGAGCTGCTGGTGTGGGTGGTCGGCGCCACGGCACGGGATCTCTTTACCCGTTCCGGCTTGGCGACGGACGACCGCGGCTTCGTCTGGACCCGGCCGACCCTCCAGGTGCGGGACCACGACGATCTGTTCGCCGTCGGCGATTGCGCCACCCTGCTCGAAGCGCCGCGAACGCCCAAGGCCGGCGTCTACGCGGTGCGCCAAGGGCCGTACCTGCTGGACAACCTGCGCGCCTTCGCGGCGAGCGAACCCCTGCGCCGATACCGGCCGCAGTCGGATTTCCTATCGCTTCTCAATCTGGGCGACGGCGAGGCCCTCGGCACCAAAGGGCGCTGGTCCTTCGAGGGTCGCTGGGTGATGCGCCTCAAAGACTGGATCGACCGGCGGTTTATGGACAAGTTTCAGGTGTTGGACGCCGAGGGGGCGCTACAGAAGTCCTTTGAGGGCGCCGGGATGGGCACGAGCGATTCCGCCTCCGGCGAGATGGAGTGCGGCGGCTGTGCCGCCAAGATCGGTCAGACCAGCCTGGCCCGTGCCCTGGCCCGCTTGCCACCGGCTCCGGCCGATCCCGGCGTCTTCGTTGGCCTCGACCGTCCGGACGACGCGGCGATTTTCACCACCCGGCGGGGCGACCGGATCGTCTCGACGATCGACGCATTTCGGTCCTTCACGGACGATCCGTTTCTAGTCGGTCGCGTCGCTGCCGTCAACGCCCTGTCGGATCTCTGGGCCAAAGGCGCCCATGGGCGCCACGCTCAAGCGCTCGTCGCCCTGCCCAGCCATCTGCCATCCTCGGTGGCCGAAGAGATGCTCTATCAGGTCCTGGCCGGAGCGCGGGTCGCTTTCGATGCCGAAGGGGTGACTCTCCTCGGCGGGCACACCACCACCGGCCCGGAACTGCTGGTCGGCTTCGCGGTGGACGGCGAACTGTCCGCCGGGCGCGCGCCGCTGACCCTCGATCTCCTTGAAAGCGGGCAGGAGCTGATCCTCACCAAAGGCCTCGGCACCGGCGTTCTCCTCCAGGCGGACATGCAGGGGCGCCTGCGCGGACGGTGGCTGGAATCGGCGATCTCGTCGATGGTCCAGTCCAACGCCCGCGCCGCCGAAATCGCCGTCGCCCACGGCGCTACGGCGATGACCGACATCACCGGCTTCGGCCTGGCCGGCCACCTGCTGGAGACGCTGCGGGCAAGCGGCGTGTCGGCGCAGATCGATCTCGATGCCGTGCCGGCCCTGCCGGGCGCCATCGAACTCCTCGGTCAAGGAATCCGCAGCACCGCTCATGAGGAGAACGCCCGGGCCAAGGCGCAGCTCCTGGTGCAGGGCGAAGCGGTCCGCCATTCCGCCTATCCGCTTCTGTTCGACCCGCAGACCTCCGGTGGGTTGCTCTTCGGAGTGCCCGCGAAAACCGTTGAGGAAGTTCTGGACCTCCTGCAAGGGGCCGGTTTCTCAGAGGCCGCGCGGATCGGGACCGTTCTGGGGTCCAGCGGGGGCTCTGCCTCCCCCTTGCAGGTCAGCGCCTAA
- a CDS encoding ABC transporter ATP-binding protein codes for MISMQNIRRIYRTEHVETHALSGFDLEVTAGEFISVTGPSGSGKTTFLNVSGLLDTFDEGKYILDGADVSRLTDREMSRIRNEKIGFIFQSFNLIPDLNVFDNIDVPLRYRGTGAKARRAAIEESLEIVGLTSRIKHFPAQLSGGQQQRVAVARALVGTPQLILADEPTGNLDSEMAAEIMDLLEKINGTGTTVIVVTHDPELAARAPRQIHLLDGRLLDMQDETARPLFDPAAQAKSSVTVEA; via the coding sequence ATGATCAGCATGCAAAATATTCGGCGGATCTATCGCACGGAGCACGTGGAAACCCACGCCCTGAGCGGATTTGACCTGGAGGTTACGGCCGGCGAGTTCATCTCGGTCACCGGACCGTCGGGCTCCGGAAAAACGACTTTCTTGAACGTGTCGGGGTTGCTCGACACCTTCGATGAAGGCAAGTACATCCTCGACGGAGCCGACGTCAGTCGATTGACGGACCGCGAGATGTCGCGCATCCGCAACGAAAAGATCGGGTTTATCTTCCAGAGCTTCAATCTGATCCCCGATCTCAACGTGTTCGACAACATCGACGTGCCTCTGCGCTACCGGGGCACGGGCGCCAAGGCTCGCCGGGCGGCGATCGAGGAGTCGCTGGAGATCGTGGGCTTGACCTCTCGCATCAAGCACTTCCCGGCGCAGCTTTCCGGTGGTCAGCAGCAGCGCGTGGCGGTGGCCCGCGCCCTGGTCGGCACGCCGCAGCTCATCCTGGCGGACGAGCCCACCGGCAATCTCGACTCGGAGATGGCGGCGGAGATCATGGATCTGCTGGAGAAGATCAACGGTACCGGCACGACGGTGATCGTAGTCACCCACGATCCGGAACTTGCCGCCCGGGCGCCGCGACAGATTCACCTGCTCGATGGTCGACTGCTCGACATGCAGGACGAAACGGCCCGTCCGCTCTTCGATCCGGCCGCGCAAGCGAAGTCTTCGGTTACGGTGGAGGCCTAG
- a CDS encoding HlyD family efflux transporter periplasmic adaptor subunit: MDRVVERPKGVRGRRAWIWMGVGVVCLILASMAYPSIRRWAQSEASVALSDVRVGTVIRGDLVRDVSVQGNVVAAFRPTLVSPARGVIRLEVVAGQFAEGGQVLARVASPEIESRLRQERSTLSSLRSEVERQRILSEQTRLQGRQDIRLAEVELEAGQRALERAERIRQEGLLNAVELERAQDAVKVSSLELELARQRLDLQTETLDFELRQRRSEVERQRLVVEDLERQVDELAIRAPVSSLVSRIEVADRGSVVQGQEVMTVVDLSAFEIEVAVPESYTQNLGPGTEASILFDGEEYRGLLESLSPEVRGSRVQGIVSFVGEAPEGLKQNQRLSTRLLLETRGDTLKVPRGSFLESGGGRQAYVLDDGLAVLRPIEVGALSVSEVEILGGLELGDRIILSDISRFEGAERLLLRR, from the coding sequence ATGGATCGTGTAGTGGAGCGGCCGAAGGGCGTGCGGGGGCGTCGGGCGTGGATCTGGATGGGGGTCGGGGTGGTTTGCTTGATCCTGGCTTCGATGGCCTATCCGTCCATCCGTCGCTGGGCCCAGTCCGAGGCGTCGGTGGCTCTCTCCGACGTTCGCGTGGGGACCGTGATCCGCGGCGACCTGGTGCGGGACGTTTCCGTGCAGGGCAATGTGGTGGCGGCGTTCCGGCCGACCTTGGTCAGTCCGGCGCGTGGGGTGATCCGCCTTGAGGTGGTGGCGGGTCAGTTCGCGGAAGGCGGTCAGGTGCTGGCGCGGGTGGCCAGTCCGGAGATCGAAAGCCGGCTACGCCAGGAGCGCTCGACGTTGAGCTCCCTACGCTCCGAGGTCGAGCGCCAGCGCATTCTCTCCGAACAGACTCGGTTGCAGGGGCGGCAGGACATTCGGTTGGCGGAAGTCGAACTCGAAGCGGGGCAACGCGCCCTGGAACGGGCCGAGCGCATCCGCCAGGAAGGCTTGCTGAACGCGGTGGAGCTCGAGCGGGCGCAGGACGCCGTCAAGGTGTCTTCCCTCGAACTGGAATTGGCCCGCCAGCGCCTCGACCTGCAGACGGAGACCCTCGATTTCGAGCTGCGCCAGCGGCGGTCGGAAGTCGAGCGCCAGCGGCTGGTGGTGGAAGACCTGGAACGGCAGGTCGACGAACTCGCCATCCGGGCACCGGTGTCGAGTCTGGTTTCCCGCATCGAGGTGGCGGATCGCGGCTCGGTGGTGCAGGGCCAGGAAGTGATGACGGTGGTTGATCTTTCGGCCTTCGAGATCGAGGTCGCCGTACCCGAGTCCTATACCCAGAATCTCGGCCCAGGCACCGAGGCGTCGATCCTGTTCGATGGCGAGGAGTACCGGGGCTTACTCGAGAGCCTATCTCCGGAAGTGCGGGGTAGTCGGGTGCAGGGGATCGTCTCCTTCGTCGGCGAGGCGCCCGAAGGGCTCAAGCAGAACCAGCGCTTGAGCACCCGGCTCCTGCTGGAGACGCGCGGCGATACTTTGAAGGTACCGCGTGGTTCCTTCCTGGAAAGTGGTGGCGGGCGTCAGGCCTATGTGCTGGACGACGGCTTGGCGGTGCTTCGGCCCATCGAAGTCGGCGCCCTGAGCGTCTCCGAAGTCGAAATCCTGGGCGGTCTGGAATTGGGAGATCGCATCATCCTGTCGGACATCAGTCGCTTTGAAGGGGCAGAACGACTTTTGCTGCGGCGGTGA
- a CDS encoding ABC transporter permease, whose translation MLAYQIRMAFLSLRRNPVLSALLVGGIALGMAVATTFVNIHHLLAQDPLPSKSPQVFHVQVDAWNPNRSYDEDNPDEPPDQLTYRDAMAIQGSDIPTYRSAMFKAQMTVHPAAADLRPFRAMGRLSTADVFPMFAMPFQFGAGWSRSADEGEERVVVLSFDTNIKLFGGEDSVGRRVRIEEEDFQVVGVLAPWQPSPKFYDVTNGPYNPSEEIYLPISLAEPMEVRTAGNTNGWKFQSITNYQERLDSELTWLQLWVQLDDLHQKERFETWLNAYAMQQKELGRMERPVNNRVRTVTEWLDNQEVVPAQAMTLTILSLLFLLVCAVNLIGILLGKFLARAPEVGVRRALGASKLSVFLHHLVECQLIGVLGCVVGLPLAILTLTVTSRLISAAEPFRLTPEMALVGVLLALFAALVAGVYPAWRICRIPPATYLKLQ comes from the coding sequence ATGCTCGCTTACCAGATCCGCATGGCTTTCTTGAGCCTGCGCCGAAATCCAGTGCTGTCGGCGCTGCTTGTGGGGGGCATTGCCCTTGGCATGGCCGTAGCGACCACTTTCGTCAACATTCATCACCTGTTGGCGCAAGATCCTCTGCCGTCCAAGAGCCCACAGGTGTTCCATGTTCAGGTCGACGCCTGGAACCCGAACCGGTCCTACGACGAGGACAACCCCGACGAGCCGCCGGACCAGCTCACCTATCGCGATGCGATGGCGATCCAGGGGAGCGACATTCCCACCTACCGTAGCGCCATGTTCAAAGCGCAGATGACGGTACATCCAGCGGCGGCGGATCTGCGACCCTTCCGGGCGATGGGTCGCCTCTCGACGGCGGACGTCTTCCCGATGTTTGCAATGCCTTTTCAGTTCGGCGCCGGCTGGAGCCGAAGCGCCGACGAGGGCGAGGAGCGCGTGGTGGTGCTGTCATTCGACACCAACATCAAACTCTTCGGAGGTGAGGACAGCGTCGGTCGGCGAGTGCGGATCGAGGAAGAGGACTTTCAAGTCGTCGGGGTTTTGGCTCCGTGGCAGCCGTCGCCGAAGTTCTACGACGTCACCAACGGTCCCTACAATCCATCGGAGGAAATCTATCTTCCGATCAGCCTGGCGGAGCCGATGGAGGTGAGGACCGCCGGCAATACCAACGGATGGAAGTTTCAGAGCATCACCAACTACCAGGAACGTCTCGATTCAGAACTCACCTGGTTGCAGCTTTGGGTTCAACTGGACGATCTCCACCAGAAGGAGCGGTTTGAGACCTGGCTGAATGCGTATGCCATGCAGCAGAAGGAACTCGGTCGCATGGAACGACCGGTCAACAACAGGGTGCGCACGGTGACCGAATGGCTGGACAACCAAGAGGTGGTGCCCGCCCAGGCGATGACCCTCACCATCCTGTCGCTTCTCTTCTTGCTGGTGTGCGCCGTCAATCTGATCGGCATTCTGCTCGGCAAGTTCTTGGCGCGAGCGCCGGAAGTGGGAGTTCGAAGAGCCTTGGGGGCGAGCAAGCTGTCGGTTTTTCTGCACCACCTGGTCGAGTGCCAGTTGATCGGCGTCCTCGGTTGCGTCGTGGGGTTGCCGCTGGCGATTCTGACGCTGACCGTCACCAGCCGACTGATCTCCGCCGCGGAGCCCTTCCGATTGACGCCGGAGATGGCCTTGGTGGGGGTGCTGTTGGCGCTCTTCGCCGCGCTGGTCGCGGGCGTCTACCCGGCTTGGCGCATCTGCCGGATTCCTCCAGCCACGTATCTGAAACTGCAGTAG
- a CDS encoding rhodanese-like domain-containing protein, whose amino-acid sequence MRSVCLLLCSILTLPAVSCAASTDHLSDAAKRARIQEMYDGYRASFVEVQGISAEEVMRRRDTEDVLFIDVRSAKERRISRIRNSVTPEELPKDPTELREELGDRLVVAYCTVGYRSGKYAEKLQNQGIEILNLEGSLLSWTHAGGELVDDAGPTDKLHVYGKRWNLAPQGIETTW is encoded by the coding sequence ATGCGCTCGGTCTGTCTGCTCCTCTGCTCGATACTGACCCTTCCCGCCGTGAGCTGCGCCGCTTCCACCGATCACCTTTCGGACGCCGCCAAGCGCGCGCGTATCCAGGAGATGTACGACGGCTACCGCGCCTCCTTCGTCGAGGTGCAAGGCATCTCCGCCGAAGAGGTCATGCGACGGCGGGACACCGAAGACGTTCTGTTCATCGACGTGCGATCGGCAAAGGAGCGCCGGATTTCGCGCATTCGGAACTCCGTCACCCCCGAAGAGCTGCCGAAAGACCCCACGGAACTGCGGGAGGAGCTGGGCGATCGTCTGGTGGTCGCCTATTGCACCGTGGGCTATCGCAGCGGCAAGTACGCCGAAAAGCTGCAGAATCAGGGCATCGAAATCCTCAACCTGGAGGGCAGCCTGCTGTCCTGGACTCACGCCGGCGGTGAGTTGGTGGACGATGCCGGTCCGACCGACAAGCTTCACGTCTACGGCAAACGGTGGAATCTCGCCCCGCAGGGCATCGAAACCACCTGGTAG
- a CDS encoding sigma-54 dependent transcriptional regulator has translation MPIASDLRVLIVDDQQAVVTALELLFDLHDVSCAVATSPEEALARARAEPLGAVIQDMNFRRDETSGRAGVELFHALREVQPDVPILLMTAWASLETAVELVREGAVDYIQKPWEDEKLLATVTALVEMRAGQLTDEQRRAKLDDARRQLADEFDLCGLIYASGAMHRVVRLAVNVAGSEAPVMITGPSGSGKEKIAEIIQANSSRRDQPFVRVNVGAIPEELMEAELFGAEAGAFTGARSRRKGHFETAHRGTLFLDEVDSLSLQGQVKLLRVLQSGEFQRLGSSDTQRVDVRVLSATNTVLADALTQGRFREDLYFRLNVVEVRLPPLQSRREDILPLAQHFLDRFSASAEAKSLSEGAERALLQHSWSGNVRELENRMQRSTVVSSGERIEVGDLGLEEENVDSLGLSPEEIVERQGLVQALAEEDGIVSRVADRYEISRQALYRRMARLGIELERRPKF, from the coding sequence ATGCCGATAGCCAGTGATCTGCGGGTGCTGATCGTCGACGACCAGCAGGCGGTGGTCACCGCCCTGGAGCTGTTGTTCGATCTGCACGACGTTTCCTGCGCGGTGGCGACCTCCCCCGAGGAGGCCCTGGCGCGGGCCAGGGCGGAGCCCCTCGGCGCGGTGATCCAGGACATGAACTTTCGGCGCGATGAAACCTCCGGCCGGGCCGGCGTGGAGCTGTTCCACGCCCTGCGCGAGGTCCAGCCGGACGTGCCGATCCTGCTGATGACCGCCTGGGCCTCGCTGGAAACGGCCGTCGAGCTGGTGCGCGAAGGGGCGGTGGACTACATTCAAAAGCCCTGGGAGGACGAGAAGCTGCTGGCCACGGTGACGGCGCTGGTGGAGATGCGGGCCGGCCAGCTCACCGACGAGCAGCGCCGGGCGAAGCTGGACGACGCCCGGCGGCAACTGGCCGACGAGTTTGACCTGTGCGGCCTGATCTACGCCAGCGGAGCGATGCATCGGGTGGTCCGGCTGGCGGTGAACGTGGCCGGCTCCGAGGCGCCGGTGATGATCACCGGCCCGAGCGGTTCCGGCAAAGAAAAGATCGCCGAGATCATCCAGGCCAACTCCAGCCGGCGCGATCAGCCCTTCGTGCGGGTCAACGTCGGCGCGATTCCCGAAGAGCTGATGGAAGCGGAACTGTTCGGCGCCGAGGCCGGCGCTTTTACCGGCGCCCGCAGCCGGCGTAAAGGCCATTTCGAAACCGCCCATCGGGGCACCCTGTTTCTGGACGAGGTCGATTCCCTGTCGCTGCAGGGCCAGGTCAAACTTCTGCGGGTGCTGCAGAGCGGCGAATTCCAGCGCCTCGGTAGCAGCGACACCCAGCGGGTGGATGTGCGGGTGTTGAGCGCCACCAATACGGTGCTGGCGGATGCCCTGACCCAGGGTCGCTTCCGAGAAGATCTCTATTTTCGGCTGAACGTGGTGGAGGTTCGCCTGCCTCCCCTCCAGAGTCGCCGAGAGGACATTCTGCCCCTTGCCCAGCACTTCCTCGATCGTTTCAGTGCCTCGGCCGAAGCCAAGAGCCTGAGCGAAGGCGCCGAAAGGGCTTTGCTCCAGCACTCCTGGTCCGGCAATGTGCGGGAGCTGGAAAACCGCATGCAGCGCTCGACGGTGGTCTCCAGCGGCGAACGCATCGAGGTGGGCGACCTCGGCCTGGAAGAAGAGAATGTCGACTCCCTCGGCCTGTCGCCGGAAGAGATCGTCGAACGCCAAGGCCTGGTCCAGGCCTTGGCCGAGGAAGACGGCATCGTCTCGCGGGTAGCCGATCGTTACGAGATCAGCCGCCAGGCACTGTACCGCCGGATGGCGCGCCTCGGCATCGAACTCGAGCGGCGCCCCAAGTTTTGA
- a CDS encoding FtsX-like permease family protein — MELGPIFRSLMHNKVRFWLIALEVALTLAIVVNCITMVLDLRTTFQRDTGYDELNTLVVTTEPFGSQYADEDFLDTLRQADIERLESIPGAVAAMASSATPLSGGGSGTGRRASGSDPDADGVSVPYFVVTEGAVATFGPKIVAGRDFQSTDFDFETDEEGIVAQRNVIITQALADALFPGGDALGNDIQNREGQMRETIIGIVDHLQNFWLTSGVEDYTMLQPGRPGSSARVRYLVRTEPGARDAVAAGLEERMLEAEGDRLVTVKPLYEFKEGYYSDDLAVIKILTAVTLLMILVTSLGIIGLTSFSVTERRRQIGTRRALGATKRDIVRYFLVENWMITGCGLAAGVLFSLLLNYTLVQMAGMPKLDWRLLVGGMVLLWLTGIAAALAPALRATGVSPEVATRTV, encoded by the coding sequence ATGGAACTCGGACCGATTTTTCGCTCGCTGATGCACAACAAGGTGCGTTTCTGGCTAATCGCCTTGGAGGTCGCTTTGACTTTGGCGATCGTTGTCAACTGCATCACCATGGTGCTCGACCTGCGCACGACTTTTCAGCGAGACACCGGCTACGATGAACTGAACACCCTGGTGGTGACCACCGAACCCTTCGGCTCTCAGTACGCCGACGAGGATTTTCTCGACACTCTGCGGCAAGCGGATATTGAGCGTTTGGAGTCAATTCCCGGTGCCGTGGCGGCGATGGCCAGTAGCGCGACGCCGCTGAGCGGCGGCGGCAGCGGGACCGGCCGCAGGGCCTCCGGTTCCGACCCCGATGCGGATGGCGTGAGCGTGCCCTATTTCGTGGTGACGGAAGGGGCCGTCGCCACCTTCGGACCGAAAATCGTGGCCGGCCGGGACTTTCAGTCAACGGATTTCGACTTTGAAACGGACGAGGAGGGCATCGTTGCGCAGCGCAACGTGATCATCACCCAGGCCTTGGCCGATGCGCTGTTTCCTGGCGGCGATGCTCTGGGCAACGACATCCAGAACCGCGAGGGCCAGATGCGCGAGACGATCATTGGGATCGTCGATCACCTCCAGAACTTTTGGCTCACCTCGGGGGTTGAGGATTACACCATGCTGCAGCCGGGCCGTCCGGGCAGCTCGGCACGGGTGCGCTACCTGGTGCGCACCGAGCCCGGTGCGCGCGACGCCGTAGCCGCCGGTCTCGAAGAGCGGATGCTGGAGGCGGAAGGGGATCGCCTGGTGACCGTCAAGCCCCTCTACGAGTTCAAGGAAGGCTATTACTCCGACGACCTGGCGGTGATCAAGATCCTGACCGCGGTGACCCTGCTGATGATCCTGGTGACCTCTTTGGGCATCATCGGCTTGACCTCCTTCTCGGTGACCGAGCGGCGGCGCCAGATCGGAACCCGGCGCGCCCTGGGAGCGACCAAGCGGGACATCGTGCGCTACTTCCTGGTGGAGAACTGGATGATCACCGGCTGTGGCCTGGCCGCCGGCGTACTGTTCTCTCTCCTCCTCAACTACACTCTGGTGCAGATGGCCGGCATGCCGAAACTCGACTGGCGACTGCTGGTGGGCGGCATGGTGTTGCTGTGGCTGACGGGCATTGCCGCGGCCCTCGCGCCGGCGCTGCGCGCGACGGGCGTTTCGCCGGAGGTCGCCACGCGGACCGTCTGA
- a CDS encoding ATP-binding protein, translated as MSLLLSSRSTTERRRRADLAPRRFSFAGKVTLGFAVLLALMAAVAATISFFDYSPRVVFLGTLLVGISLGAWWIQRMLSPLDRIVRGVSDGIRSFRDGDFSVRLAYRRRDELGLLVELYNEVGEVLRQERTTVRQRQLLLQTALDRSPAAILLLNAIDRVIYSNRQARALLMGGGNLNGLDFGEVRAGLPAEMRQMLTDELDGLFTLPDSDPPETFLLSQRTFRLNRRRHRLVLLRRMTGDLGRQEAEAWKKVIRVISHELNNSLAPVSSLIHSASVIAKEPRHAERSDEVFRLIRERLDHLQGFIADYARFARLPKPRREEVVWQELVDSIGEYPSVQVVGPLPRQPGYFDPAQIRQLLINLFKNATEAGVGVDSGFEGNGPPPVELVVTPAPPTGVWIQVRDRGRGMDAETLEHALLPFYSTKKTGSGLGLALCREIVEEHGGKISLQSAEGKGTVVTCWLPDRPD; from the coding sequence GTGTCCCTGCTCCTGTCGTCCCGCTCCACCACCGAACGCCGCCGCCGTGCGGATCTCGCCCCGCGCCGCTTTTCCTTCGCCGGCAAGGTCACCCTCGGCTTTGCCGTCTTACTGGCGCTGATGGCGGCGGTGGCCGCCACCATCAGCTTCTTCGACTACTCCCCGCGGGTGGTGTTCCTCGGTACTCTGTTGGTCGGAATCAGCCTCGGAGCGTGGTGGATCCAGCGCATGCTGAGCCCTCTGGACCGCATCGTGCGAGGGGTGAGCGACGGCATTCGCAGTTTTCGGGACGGCGACTTCAGCGTGCGGCTGGCCTATCGTCGCAGGGACGAACTCGGGCTGCTGGTGGAGCTCTACAACGAAGTCGGTGAGGTGCTGCGGCAGGAGCGAACCACCGTCCGCCAGCGTCAGCTCTTGCTGCAGACGGCCCTCGACCGGTCGCCGGCGGCGATCCTGCTGCTCAACGCCATCGATCGGGTGATCTACTCGAATCGCCAGGCCCGCGCCCTCTTGATGGGCGGTGGGAACCTCAACGGCCTGGATTTCGGGGAGGTGCGCGCAGGCCTACCGGCCGAAATGCGGCAGATGTTGACGGACGAGCTGGACGGCCTCTTCACCCTGCCGGACAGCGATCCGCCGGAGACCTTTCTCCTCTCCCAGCGCACCTTCCGCCTGAACCGCCGGCGCCACCGGCTGGTGCTGCTGCGCCGGATGACCGGCGACCTCGGCCGGCAGGAGGCGGAGGCCTGGAAGAAGGTCATCCGGGTGATTTCCCACGAGCTCAACAACTCCCTGGCGCCGGTGTCGTCGCTCATCCACTCCGCCAGCGTCATCGCCAAAGAGCCACGCCACGCCGAGCGCTCGGACGAGGTGTTTCGCCTCATCCGCGAGCGTCTCGACCACCTCCAGGGCTTCATCGCGGACTACGCCCGATTCGCCCGGCTGCCCAAACCGCGGCGCGAAGAGGTGGTCTGGCAGGAGCTGGTGGACTCGATCGGCGAGTACCCATCGGTGCAGGTGGTTGGGCCTTTGCCTCGCCAGCCGGGATACTTTGATCCGGCCCAAATCCGCCAGCTACTGATCAACCTGTTCAAGAACGCCACCGAAGCCGGCGTTGGAGTGGACAGCGGGTTCGAGGGCAACGGTCCGCCACCGGTCGAACTGGTCGTCACTCCCGCACCACCCACCGGGGTGTGGATCCAGGTGCGCGACCGCGGCCGTGGAATGGATGCCGAGACCCTCGAACACGCCCTGCTGCCGTTTTACTCGACCAAGAAGACCGGCAGCGGCCTGGGGCTCGCTCTGTGCCGCGAGATTGTCGAAGAACACGGCGGCAAGATCAGCCTCCAATCCGCCGAAGGGAAGGGCACGGTGGTGACCTGCTGGCTACCGGATCGGCCGGACTAG
- a CDS encoding VOC family protein, translating into MDLGRFSVSLTVKDLAASKEFYEALGFEVVAGDAEQNYLILQNGEAIIGLFHGMFDQNILTFNPTDARAIQKDLKAKGIPLVLEADEEGDGPTHLTLLDPDGNPILIDQH; encoded by the coding sequence ATGGACCTCGGAAGATTCTCCGTTTCGCTCACCGTCAAGGATCTCGCCGCCTCCAAGGAGTTCTACGAGGCGCTGGGCTTCGAAGTGGTGGCCGGCGACGCCGAACAAAACTACCTGATCCTGCAAAACGGAGAGGCGATCATCGGCCTATTCCACGGCATGTTCGACCAGAACATTCTCACCTTCAATCCCACCGATGCCCGCGCCATTCAGAAGGACCTCAAGGCAAAGGGAATTCCGCTGGTGCTCGAGGCCGACGAAGAAGGCGACGGACCCACCCACCTGACGCTCCTCGACCCGGACGGCAACCCGATATTGATCGACCAACACTAG